The following coding sequences are from one Poecilia reticulata strain Guanapo linkage group LG18, Guppy_female_1.0+MT, whole genome shotgun sequence window:
- the LOC103480940 gene encoding protein FAM111A-like: MEELGLNISHEEINDLLRKQFPKLKALMESRFPGRSFEKTLTNLKEEKFGKIQQSFSETHRLEKLLKMGKSVCKVLVKRKDFIDNQVTDVCQGTGFVLFDRFILTSAHLFDKCVEGKKLLDQINVSARFQYNDDPETNYFHFYAEKTFIDIDNELDYAVLELKPEGQNSIQNNGENVKVPPGLLNSFGPLPGNGEACLIGHPAGSVRKIDPTCIIEPEKRKQVVEDHLAPYEKTMFTIMSVVETIKSQGIECIMVGGTKADEVETYHTFMYHGASGSPVFGVDFKVFGIHTRGYTYGFRRHETSVIEYAQQLLSIFQRFVINLKKSGNDEMLEKVKEAVTENEDLKKILQVEPMEED, from the coding sequence GCGGAAGCAGTTCCCAAAACTGAAAGCATTGATGGAGAGTAGATTTCCTGGCCGTTCCTTTGAGAAAACCCTGACAAATCTGAAAGAGGAAAAGTTTGGAAAGATCCAGCAGTCATTCAGTGAAACTCATAGACTTGAGAAGTTGCTGAAAATGGGAAAATCTGTCTGTAAAGTCCTTGTTAAGAGAAAGGACTTTATAGACAATCAGGTTACTGATGTTTGTCAGGGAACAGGCTTTGTGCTGTTTGACAGGTTTATCCTGACCAGTGCACACCTGTTTGACAAATGTGTCGAAGGAAAGAAACTGCTGGATCAAATAAACGTCTCTGCTCGATTTCAATATAATGATGACCCAGAGACAAATTACTTTCACTTCTatgctgaaaaaacatttattgacatTGACAATGAGCTGGATTATGCTGTACTGGAGCTCAAACCTGAGGGTCAAAACTCCATCcaaaacaatggagaaaatgtgaaagtaCCACCAGGGCTGCTGAACAGTTTTGGTCCACTTCCTGGAAATGGAGAGGCCTGTCTTATTGGACACCCTGCAGGAAGTGTGAGGAAAATTGATCCTACATGCATCATTGAgccagaaaagagaaaacaggttGTCGAGGATCATTTAGCTCCTTATGAAAAAACTATGTTTACGATTATGTCAGTCGTTGAAACAATTAAATCTCAAGGCATTGAGTGCATAATGGTTGGTGGAACTAAAGCTGATGAAGTGGAGACTTACCACACTTTCATGTATCATGGAGCTTCTGGCTCTCCAGTGTTTGGTGttgatttcaaagtttttggGATTCACACTAGAGGATATACTTATGGATTTAGAAGGCATGAAACGAGTGTTATTGAGTATGCACAGCAACTGCTCTCAATATTCCAAAGATTTGTGATTAATCTGAAGAAAAGTGGAAATGATGAGATGCTGGAGAAGGTTAAGGAGGCAGTGACCGAAAACGAAGACCTTAAAAAGATCCTCCAGGTTGAGCCGATGGAGGAAGATTAG
- the LOC103480941 gene encoding toll-like receptor 2 type-1, whose product MRHLKILAPLLFLSLIQGQTVNGDDGRPTCRRCDLHYACNCSYSGFTRVPMVTDQALSLDLSFNNITTVTQDDLMGHSRLTLLDLHANXLAEIHPSAFASLWSLEELDLSDNQLTVLXXKWFNXLELLKHLNLLNNPYGFLGSPSLFLGLSGLRRLMFGGPDLKELRRDDLSGVTHLEELTVHANNLDRYDSGTFGDIWPLGRVTLSLHGPFLTNPALAAAVLNDVCYPETXLTLSDLHLAHYVSVQPFKDSINMIRYLSLRNVSLSDEACVSMLALXDGVPLRSLSIVGLTLTGEGRWVTANRTDLSSMDEFFASDVTILDILKFAMVSEMQYLLQYQKKLSIINAKXFLLSCYLTKMMVNTLYLDVSDNLLTDPTLSYMLCDSEETLQELRVLNISGNPLKSLSTLSRLVTKLTKLTQLDVSKTGYNSMPXSCSWPSTLRYLNISRAKLTIVTPCLPKSLEVLDLSYNDLKDFVLTMPILRELYLSGNKFLRLPAGGSYPNLQTLTIQSNTLNAFSLSDLQSYRRLEKLEAGYNKFVCSCEFVTFLRSQLTGSGDVKITDKHQTYVCDXPLYLQGEAVSQVSLSIIQCQPVLFVSVSCGAALLLGILVAGXLWRCHAFWFLKMTWAWLKAKRSSQRRRQHRNTEGSDPLLSFDAFVSYSEQDASWVEDFLVPEMEEPSDSDSENPTSPLTLCLHKRDFLPGHWIMDNIMSAIERSRHTIFVLSENFVQSDWCRYELDFSHFWLFEAGGDAAILILLDSTTYLEWPQEEERRPEFWRSLRNALRGDNEQEN is encoded by the exons ATGAGGCATCTGAAGATTCTAGCaccgctcctcttcctctcRCTGATCCAGGGTCAGACGGTGAACGGGGATGACGGGAGGCCGACCTGCAGGCGCTGTGACCTCCATTACGCCTGTAACTGCTCCTACAGTGGGTTCACCCGCGTTCCCATGGTAACAGACCAAGCKCTGAGCCTTGATCTCTCCTTCAACAACATCACCACGGTGACCCAAGATGACCTGATGGGACACTCACGGCTAACGCTTCTGGATCTCCATG CTAACRGGTTAGCTGAGATCCATCCGTCAGCGTTCGCCTCTCTGTGGAGCCTGGAGGAGCTGGATCTGTCTGACAACCAGCTGACGGTTCTCAAMMCCAAGTGGTTCAACRagctggagctgctgaagcATCTCAACCTGCTCAACAATCCGTACGG YTTTCTCGGCTCCCCTTCGTTGTTTCTTGGACTTTCCGGACTGAGAAGGCTGATGTTTGGAGGTCCAgatctgaaggagctgaggagAGAYGACCTATCAGGAGTCACCCACCTGGAAGAGCTTACTGTTCACGCCAACAATCTGGACAG ATACGACTCTGGTACGTTTGGGGACATTTGGCCTCTGGGTCGTGTCACTCTGAGTCTTCACGGCCCGTTTTTAACAAACCCTGCRTTGGCTGCAGCTGTGCTCAATGATGTGTGCTACCCTGAAACTCKGCTCACTCTGTCAGACCTCCACCTGGCTCATTATGTGTCTGTTCAACCTTTTAAAGATTCAATCAACATGATCAG ATATCTGTCTCTCCGTAATGTGTCGCTGTCTGATGAAGCCTGTGTCTCTATGCTGGCACTGRTAGATGGAGTCCCGCTCAGATCCCTCTCCATTGTGGGTTTAACTCTGACAGGCGAGGGCAG GTGGGTAACGGCTAACCGGACAGATCTGAGTAGCATGGACGAGTTCTTTGCCAGTGACGTCAcaattttagacattttgaagTTTGCCATGGTTTCAGAAATGCAGTATCTGTTGCAGTACCAGAAGAAGCTCTCCATTATTAACGCAAAG KTGTTCCTGTTATCCTGTTACTTAACCAAGATGATGGTGAACACATTATACTTGGATGTGTCCGATAATCTGCTGACCGACCCGACTCTTTCTTACATGCTGTGTGACAGCGAAGAAACCCTCCAGGAGCTCCGAGTTTTAAACATCAGCGGAAACCCTCTGAAG TCTTTGTCCACGTTGAGTCGTCTGGTCACCAAACTCACCAAGCTCACCCAGCTGGATGTTAGCAAAACCGGCTACAACTCCATGCCCCSCAGTTGCTCCTGGCCGTCCACTCTGAGGTACCTGAACATCTCCCGGGCTAAGCTAACCATCGTCACTCCCTGTCTTCCAAAGTCTCTGGAG GTGTTGGATTTAAGCTATAATGACCTCAAAGACTTTGTGTTGACAATGCCAATTCTGAGAGAGCTCTACCTTTCTGGGAACAAGTTCCTGAGGTTACCAGCAGGGGGTTCATACCCCAATYTGCAAACACTCACKATACAG TCAAACACCTTGAACGCGTTCAGCCTTTCAGACCTTCAGTCATACAGACGACTTGAGAAACTCGAGGCAGGATACAACAAGTTTGTTTGCTCATGTGAATTCGTCACATTCCTCCGCTCACAACTAACRGGAAGTGGAGATGTGAAAATAACAGAYAAACATCAGACCTATGTCTGTGACTYCCCTCTCTACCTGCAGGGGGAGGCAGTGAGTCAAGTTAGCCTCTCCATCATCCAGTGCCAGCcggttttgtttgtgtctgttaGCTGTGGGGCCGCACTGCTTCTTGGGATACTGGTTGCTGGCCWGCTTTGGCGATGCCACGCATTCTGGTTCCTGAAGATGACCTGGGCATGGCTCAAGGCCAAGAGAAGTTCCCAACGACGacggcaacacagaaacacggaggGATCAGATCCATTGCTGTCCTTTGATGCATTTGTTTCCTACAGTGAACAAGATGCCAGCTGGGTGGAAGACTTTCTGGTACCYGAGATGGAGGAGCCGAG TGACTCAGACTCAGAGAATCCAACATCCCCGCTGACTCTCTGTCTCCACAAGCGAGACTTTCTTCCTGGACACTGGATCATGGACAACATCATGAGCGCCATCGAACGCAGTCGTCATACTATCTTYGTCCTCTCAGAGAACTTYGTCCAGTCCGACTGGTGCCGCTATGAACTGGACTTCTCCCACTTCTGGCTGTTTGAGGCCGGCGGAGACGCTGCCATTTTGATTCTGCTGGA CTCCACCACCTACCTGGAGTGGCCtcaagaggaggagaggaggccGGAGTTCTGGAGGAGCCTCCGCAACGCTCTGAGAGGAGACAATGAGCAGGAGAACTAA